The genomic window TCTGGCGGCATTCTCTGCTGTGCGCCATATTGTCCAAGCTGATTGCCGAAAAGATATTATACTCTTTTCCCGATGAGGCCTTTTTGGCAGGGCTTCTCCACGATATAGGCAAATTGGTTTTATGGACGAATTTTCCCATAAAATACGCTGATAATTTATCGTCATCAAAATTTCAGCAGGATTTGACCTTGGCCGCCCAAGAGGGGCGTCATGGCGTCACACACTGTGAAGTCGGAGCTTGGCTGATCAGGCGCTGGAACCTTGAATCATTCATGGCGGATTCGATTCTTTATCACCATGAATCATTGGATAGAATCCAGGATGCTTTTCCTCTGGTACAGATAATCTATGTCGGGAATGCCCTCTGCCCGGAGACAAATCAGGATAAAGCGGACAAGTTTGAAATAGCCAAAAATCTTTTTGGACTTGAACTGTCCGAGTTAGAGGAAATCACCCTCCAAGCTGCGGGAGCAGTTCACGAGATAGCTCAATCTTTAGGCATAGAGATTGAGCCGCGTGAAGGTTCAGACAGCGCAATTTCCGAAAAAGATTTTAAAAAACAACAAGATTTGATCAAACAAGTAAAAGACATTGCGTTGCATCAGGGCACGCTTCAAAGTCTTTTAGAAGCCCGGGATGAAGATTCCATTCTGAAAATTGTACAGCGAGGTCTTGATGTTCTGTTTCAGGTTAAACATGTTTTATTTTTTTTATATGAATCGGAAAGAAATATTCTGTCCGGAAAAAGCGTGTTACCAAACAAACAGTATGATCTAATCAGCCAGGTAAAAATTTCTTTCCAAAAGGGAAAAAGCCTTTTGACAAACTCGCTTTGCCAGGGAAAACCCCTTGATTCTTTCAGCAATTCAATAAAAGATAAACCAACAATCATAGACGAACAGATCATCCGCTTGATTGAAAACGACGGTATCCTGTGCCTGCCAATGGCCGCATATGACCGGCATATCGGTGTCATAGTTATAGGCTTAAAAGACGTTCATTTTTCCAGTTTTGCCGCAAAGAAAAGGCATTTAATGATTTTTACGAAACAGGCGGCCTTAGCTCTTTATACGAATTATTTAAGACAAGGCCGGGCCAAAGTGGTTCAGCCTGAACGTCCTTGCATCGCATCAGCAATAGCCCACAAGGTCGCACACGAAGTGAACACCCCGTTAAGTATCATCAAGAATTATCTTGCCGTTTTGAGGAACAAGCTGCCTGAATATGAATCTTTTCAAGATGAAATCAGGATTATTAATGAGGAAATTGATCGGGTCGCTCTGATTGTACACCAATTGTCCGATTCTTCTAAACATAAAGTCGAGGCTAACGAATCCTTGGACCTGAACGCGCTGATATCAAACCTGACAGGAATTTTTCAGGAATCCCTTATGATAGGGCCCGGCATCAATGTCCATTTGAAGTTAGATCCTCATCTTCCGACGGTTTTGATAGATAAAAATCGAATGAAACAGATTCTCAGCAATCTTATCATGAATGCAGTTGAAGCTATGCCGGGAGGTGGAAATCTTAACATAGGCACCCGGTATGTCTCCAATGATATTGACGCTGAAACAACGCCGTCAATAGACAATAAACCGGGACATGTACAGATCACTATCGCCGATGATGGCCCAGGCATTGTTGATACGGTTAAGTCAAGGCTTTTTGAACCGTATGTAACCTCAAAAGGGGCAGGACATGCCGGACTGGGGCTGTCCATTGTTTATAGTAATGTCAAGGATTTAAAAGGAACCATAACTTGTGAGAGCGGCAATAAAAAAGGAACGGTCTTTAAAATATTTTTTCCGATAACCCCTAATCAATAATCATAACCTGGGAGACAAACATGCCTAATATCCCGAAAGTTCTCATAGTTGATGATGACTTAAGAATGTGTGAGAGTCTGGCGGCATTGTTAAAACATCAGAATTATGAATTGAAAACATGCAGCAGCGGCAGAAACGCTGTAGACTGTTTAAATAAGAATGTTTTTGATCTTGTCCTTTTAGACATGGTTATCCCGGATATGGATGGTTACCA from Candidatus Desulfatibia profunda includes these protein-coding regions:
- a CDS encoding HDOD domain-containing protein; protein product: MEEHSAQFFDSIKTPENLPSLPQILFRVIELCNNEETRIKDISEIINVDPSLSAKVMNMVNPCYYGSPERTTSMEQALMLLGKNAIKSIAIGASDIQASSKTTDRSIFRLKVFWRHSLLCAILSKLIAEKILYSFPDEAFLAGLLHDIGKLVLWTNFPIKYADNLSSSKFQQDLTLAAQEGRHGVTHCEVGAWLIRRWNLESFMADSILYHHESLDRIQDAFPLVQIIYVGNALCPETNQDKADKFEIAKNLFGLELSELEEITLQAAGAVHEIAQSLGIEIEPREGSDSAISEKDFKKQQDLIKQVKDIALHQGTLQSLLEARDEDSILKIVQRGLDVLFQVKHVLFFLYESERNILSGKSVLPNKQYDLISQVKISFQKGKSLLTNSLCQGKPLDSFSNSIKDKPTIIDEQIIRLIENDGILCLPMAAYDRHIGVIVIGLKDVHFSSFAAKKRHLMIFTKQAALALYTNYLRQGRAKVVQPERPCIASAIAHKVAHEVNTPLSIIKNYLAVLRNKLPEYESFQDEIRIINEEIDRVALIVHQLSDSSKHKVEANESLDLNALISNLTGIFQESLMIGPGINVHLKLDPHLPTVLIDKNRMKQILSNLIMNAVEAMPGGGNLNIGTRYVSNDIDAETTPSIDNKPGHVQITIADDGPGIVDTVKSRLFEPYVTSKGAGHAGLGLSIVYSNVKDLKGTITCESGNKKGTVFKIFFPITPNQ